The Zea mays cultivar B73 chromosome 7, Zm-B73-REFERENCE-NAM-5.0, whole genome shotgun sequence DNA segment AGTCCAGAATTTTGTAATGGGGGTCACTGTTTGATTAactggtccacaacttgccttccaaAGAATAGGGGGGGGGCCTGGGAGTTCTAGATCTGGAGCGTTTTGCAAGAGCGCTTAGGCTAAGATGGCTGTGGTTAAGGTGGAAAGTTAAAGATAAAGCATGGGTTGGCATGCAGCTACCGTGTGACAAGGCGGATATAGATCTTTTTAACGCATCAACAGTTGTGACTATTGGCAATGGGAAAATGGCGGACTTCTGGGGATCTAGTTGGATTGAAGGGCAGGCTCCAAAGAATATGGCACCTAAGCTATATAAGAAAGCAAGAAGAAAGAATATCTCGGTTTTCAAGGCTCTTAGGAACAATTTCTGGATGCAGTTTTGTGCGCCTTTCTCTCGGGAGGAGGAAGTGAGAGAATTCGTATTACTTTGGCAAGCGATCAGCAACGTGCAAGGTCTCAATGAACTCGATGACACCATTTCTTGGAGATGGTCGGCAGATGGGGAATACAGTTCAAGTAGCGCCTACAAAATTCAGTTCACAACGAACTTCTGTAAAACCAACATCAATCCCATTTGGAAAGCCAAAACTGAACCAAAATGTCGTTTCTTTGCTTGGACTTTGTTGCATAACAAAATATTAACTTCAGACAATCTGCAGAAACGGGGTTGGCCTTGCAACCAAAATTGTTCGCTTTGTAATGGGTCTCCGGAGACAGCTGCTCACCTTTGTAAGGATTGCCCCTTCGCCGAGGAAGCATGGAGCATGATCCTGACTTGGGCTGATTTGCGGTTCCTGGACGGTATTTCCAAAACCGGATCTCTTCACGAGTGGTGGTTCAGACTGAGGAAGCTCTGTAGTAAGCAATCAAGAAAACATTTTGATGGCCTCATAATATATTTCTGGTGGAGTTTATGGCTGGAAAGAAACAACAGAATTTTTAAGGGTCAGCAGAGAACGACAAAGCAAATGGTGCAGGTGGTGAAAGAGCTCATTGGTGGAGGTGTAGCCTGTCTGTAGCGGCTGGAGTCCTGGTCAGGGGGGGTTTTTTGGGTCTTTTTCTTTATGCGTCAGTGTTCTATCTAGGTCCTTATTGTTAAGTTTTATCGGGCTGTGTCTGTTTGTAAAGTTTATTTTTACCTCTTCTAATATATTGGAATGACAAATCTTTTGCCTTTCTCTTTCAAAAAAAAGATATAACTGTATCTTAAGGTTGTTTTATAAATATACTTGGCTACTGGTGTAATGGTTCTAAATATTAAACATGACATACTGTTAGATCATAATATAACAAATCATATGGTTCGATTGAACACTTGTATATATGAAATACTTGGATGAGAACTTATAGAATGCAAACCATGTTTTGGTGTAAATCTCGTGCAAACCTATTAAAAAGGCCAAAAAAATCTAAAAAACATGAATGTACATCTATGCTTACATATATATACAAAATTTTATGGTTAAATTCATCTTACTCTATTAGTTACAAAAGGACAAATTTTGGTGCATTTGAACTATTATTATATGTCAGAAATTTTGTATTTTTTGTGAGCTATAGTAAAATGACTTTAACTATTAAATTTTGTATATAGATGAGGTAAACTCAAAGTATATTTATGTTTTTTCTTAAAATTTGCTGAAACTATTTTAGTAAGTTTCCATAGAATTTACAAAAAATGTGGTTTATATTTGATATGTTCTCTATCTGTCTGCATACCAGTTGTTGCCGCTAGCCCACAGCCACAAATACTATGCACAGCATGATTGCTGGTCCCGAAGAAAGATGCAGAGGCTGAGAGGCCACACGCCCAGAATAGAACCGCACCGTCCAGTCCAGTCCAACGGTAGCCAGAATAGAACCGCACCGTCGAGTCCAACGGTAGCAGATCCGCGGAAGGGCCCAGGCAGTCCGCCGCGGCCCCAGAAAAGAGACAGCGGGCCAGGTGCGCCGCCCTCACATCATATGCACACCGAAAGCGAAGGCTTGGATACCAACTAGCCGTTGCAGTCGTATGCACAGGCCGGACCAGGGGGCCCGGACTCGCCGCGTGACGGTCCCCCGACTCCGCGCCACGGCCGCCACGCGGTGGCGCCTGGATCCAGCCCGTTtgcttccgaggaagaggaagggCGGAGCGCTCCAACGGCCACACGTGGCGGTGGGCGTGTCGGCCGGCCGCCGCGGCGGGGCCAGCGTGGAAACTGGCCGTTGGGGCGGCGCCGCGGCGGTGATTTCGGACTTTTGTGCGTTAACAACGGACGAGTCGACGAGAGAGTTCACGGGACACTGAAGTCGTTCCGCGAGTCCGCTCAACCTGCCCGCGGAGAAGTGCCTGGGCGGGGCCCGGGGGGCGACCGTCGGCAGCTGCTCGCATGAGCAACGCTAGCTAATCCACTAGCTTTGCTAAACAAAAACAAATGCTAGCAAGCATCCAGCAAACGTTTGGGGGCAGGCAATGTGGATGGTGACACAGTGTAAACAATACAAAGAAAACCGTGAGAGGCAAAGAAAGATTAGATACCAACCCTCAGGTTCCACCATAACAACAGCATTGTACCAACCCAATCTCACTGGCTTACCCCCAACGATTAACGACGGACGAATCAATCAATCAGCCAGCCACAGCCCACACAGGTCGTCGTCGTCCACGCGACGCCACCACGCACACGGCGCCTCTCCCTCCTCACGTTTATTCTCACACGCCCACGCAGCCGACCACGCCCCAGCCAGCTCATCATTTCCCTCTCCGGGCGCGGACGGGAGGGGCAGTTTCATCAATCCACATCTCGCCCTTCGCCTGCCTTCCTTCACCCGGACGCAGCAGCGGCCAACCAAATAAAAACACGCCGCGCCGCCCCGACGCGGCGCGCTCCGTCTTCCTCTCTCCCCGATCCCTGCGACGGGCGACGCGGCCTTGCCTTCCACATCAAAACCAACCTGACCGCCACAGCCGCCGCGTCCTCGTCCTCTTCCTCTGCCATCCTCCCGGCATCGCCCTTCGGGATCACCGCGTCGGAACCCTACCGGATCACCATTCGTTCGCGCGCGCCCCGCCCCGCCATGGAGGACTTCGCGCGCGCGGTGGAGGACGGACTCAAGCTCTCGAAGAGGCTCGTGCTCCCGGGAGGGgtgccgccgccgcgcccgccgGCGGGGATGGAGCGCACCGTGTCGGCCGCCTCGGCGTCGGGTCCCGACCCGCGGCTGCTCCCTACCGCGCCGATGGCCTACGCGCTCGTCACCGACCCGGCCGCCGTCGACACCCCCGACGTGCCCAGCTACCAGCCCTACGTCTACGGCGACCTCGACCCGCCCGCGCTCATCCCGCTGCAGATGAAGGAGGTCGACCTGGCCGTCGACTGCGCGCTCGACGCCGCGCACGTCACCCTGCGCGCGCGCTGGTGGCTGCACTGCATCACGCGAAGCCGCGACTCCGACGTGCGCCTCGTCGTGCCCTTGGGCGAGCAGGTGAGCACGATCGGCTTTCTACGCTATGTTATCGCGGTTTGGCATTTCACATTATCtccccccacccccaccccccaCACACAGAGTGATTCTGTTGATTCTTTTTTTTTTGTTGTTGACTTGCCTCGTAAGATTCAGTTTGGTGGGGGCTCAAATGATTGCGGTTGTAATATAACCAAACTGTTTGACCAGACCGATTGGGTCAGGGATGCTCATGTATTGATTTGATGGTCGGTGTATGGACTTGCTGTCCATTGCGTTTTTATCTGTGACGATAGGTGGTTTTTTTTTCTGTTTGCCACTTTTTCCATGTTTTTGATCGATCTTCTTGCTGCAATGGTAATATTTACTGCGGCCAATTATTTGTTATGTAAACTACTGGTGTGTTTGGTTCGAAGAATCAACTTATCCTAATGCAGTGATGCATCATAAGTTTATTCCTCAGATTTAGTGGgatgacctcattcctcatgCTAGTATTAATTATTAACCCGTGAGGAATGGTGTCGGATCAATGGATCACATCATTCCACCAACCAAACACCCCATACAGGTATCACTAAAGCTGGGTTCATGGATTCTTAGAAAAGCTACAAGAGGGTATTCATGCTTTAGATATAACAGAACAGTAATTTTCAGTCTAGTTGCTTAAGCAGTTAAAAGTAATTCATTCCTTTGTCCATGGGCAATGTTGGTTCTGCCAAGAGGTAACCTGCTTTTCATGACAGTGAACCTGTTATGCAATGGGCAATCTTGCTCATTGTGCATGAGGGATTATTTTGCTTGGCATTTGGACACACATTGGATTGCTTGGGCTTCGATTTGGCAACTCTGCAGTGACAATATATGTGATGTTCCTTAACATCCAGTGGAATACATGCTTTGCAAAATGTGAATTAATTTTGATATTCAAGTTCTTCTCTTTCTATAGCTGTTGCATGTCATCATTAGGTCTGTGCAAGGTCGTCATCTTGCCTGCTTTCAGAGTTGGCAAGGACTTGGATAAGATAAATACAAAATATTTCAAGCACTTGCTTGAACATTAGGTTCTTGTGAAACAGAGATATTTTTTTATCGAATGATGTTCTGATTGCCGGTGTTATTTTTTTATCGATTGATGTTCTGAACATTAAGTAACAAAGAATTTTCCTTTTTCAACATTTGTTTATTTGTATTGATTTCATCCATCATTGATAGACATCACCATATCAAACCAGCTGTTGACTATCTTGCATACATATGTTAAGATCAGTTTCCATTTGGATTGGTCTCAAGCTAAGAACGGTTTGGCTAATAGGGTTCAATTCTAGGCGCTGAGGTTACTGTTGGAAGAAGATCATATAATACCCAAGTAATCGAAGTAGAAGACCACACTTTGGAGAAACATGCAAAAATTGAGAGTGGTGGCCTTTTGCAGCCACATCTGTTTTTCTTGACAATACCTCAGGTATATACTCTGGTCTCCCCACTCCCTGGTACCTTGTTTTTGATAATTGGAAGTGCTATCATGCTTTGCTGATTCGCTAGTATTGTTAATGAAGGTTGAGGGAGGAGCAGATATTTGTGCTACATTTCAATGGTCTCAGAAGTTACTTTATGATAGCGGGCGTTTCTCTGTTGACATACCTTTCCGTTTTCCGTACTTTGTGAATCCATTACCAAAAGTGTTCATGAAGAAGGAAAAAATTCAGTTGACTGTGCACAGTGGTTTCAGTAAAGAGATTTTGCTGCAAGGAACAAGCCACCCGTTGAAGGTGATCTAATTTTATTAACTGTCCTGATGTGTGTTTGGAGCATTAGGAACTCTACATAGGTTTGATCTtccatattttatttttatttcagGAAAAGAGTAGGCAAGGAGATAAATTGTTTTTCCATCATGAAGCCATTGTTGAGAATTGGTCGATCAAAGATTTCAATTTTTCATACAATGTGAGCTTTTCTGCAATGATGTTCCCTACAGGCCGATGCTGAACTACCTTGTGAATCTAGCTAATCATGATATTCAGCTGATAAAAGTTTATAATCTTGCAGAATATTCTTTTCTTTGTCTAATTTAAATTTTATGTTGCTATGTGTAGGTTTACTCGGGTGATTTGTCTGGTGGTGTGCTTGTGCAACCAGCAACATTATGTGACTATGATGATAGAGATATGTTCTGCATTTTTCTTCTACCTGGAAGTGGCAACAGAAAGGTTAGTTGCTGCTACTTGCAACATTACCTTGATTGATATCCCTGCACCAGGAATGTCAAGCTGATACAGCTCCTTTTAAGCTGCATGTAACTATATTATGAGATTCTCCTAAATTGCCATTCATCTCTATTCTCCTTTTAGTACCTGTTTTGGTTCATTGGCtcagaagaagttcgccatcatgTTGCCCACTTGCCCTCTTTGTATTTCAAGAAATATGCCTTCATGGCCCTTCATCTCATCTGAGCTATTTCAATAGGTATTTGGAAAAGCAGTTGTGTTTATTGTTGACACAAGTGGAAGCATGCAAGGAAAGCCTCTTGAGAATGTCAAGCATGCAGTTTCTACTGCTCTTTCAGAGCTTGTGGAAGGGGATTATTTCAACATTATAACATTTAATGATGAGCTTCACTCATTCTCTTCCTGTTTAGAGCAAGTAAATGACAAAGCAATAGCAAGCGCAACTGAGTGGATGAATGCAAACTTTGTTGCTGAGGGTGGTACAGATATTATGCATCCTTTgagtgaggtatgacatcttgAACAATCTCAGTTGGGATTTTTCTTATTTTATAATCTGGATTTCTCCTATTTTGTTATTCATACTGGTCATTTCTTCATGTAAGGCAATGGCATTACTATCAAGTGTTCATGACACACTTCCACAAATATATCTTATCACGGATGGTTCTGTTGATGATGAGCATAACATCTGCCGAACTACAAAAACTGATCTCTCCAACAGAGGGTCTAGGTCTCCTCGAATTTCTACTTTTGGACTAGGTAATAACTATTGTGCCTTCCAATCAAAACACATTTTTGCAGTACCTTAGTTCTTGACTTAACTAAAGTTCTTCTGCCTTATTTTACCTATGGTCTTCTCATAAGTTTATATGCAACAATTCATTCCTGTACAAACAAAAACTATGGGCAATTTAATAGGACTGTTAACTCTGTGATTTGTAACTTGTGAATCAAATTATGTTTTACTCTTTCTTGTGTAGTTTGTCAAGTTATGTTTTAGATATTACTTGTTTTCTATTTTTTCTGATGTTGTGACTTGAACGTGTTAGGATCGTATTGCAACCACTATTTCCTGCGCATGTTAGCTTCAATTGGCAAGGGACATTATGATGCTGCACTTGGGACAGGTACCCATGGTTCTTGTCTTTTCATTATGATCCGGCTTTATGTACCTTTCCTATTATCGTTTGTATTAGCAATGGGTACGGTATGGCCTCATGATTCCATTGCTTGTTGACATATTACATATATAAGGCGTAATCAGTTCTAGctgtgtgtgcgcacacacaCACATACATACTAGTTAGGTGCACATATGTTGCTACAATTTCTATATATCATATAAGTAGacgttgtttaaatgggatacttaTTTATACACGTTCCAAACCTTTACAACAATACTAACCATGAAGATAAGCGACATATCTCAATTGCAACTATTTGAATACTAAGACAAATATAAAGAATAAAGAACTCACAAATGTTTGAATACACCAAACATGAAGGACAGATATTACAAAGAATTTTCAAAACAATCTACGCTTTGCAACATGATTGCGTGGTAATAATTACCGAAAACAGAATTAAAAGTTTAAAACAAAGAAGATGTGTGGGTTCAAAGCAAACCACATGACAGATATTACAGAATACAAATACATGTGGATTAAATTAATCTGTAGAACTGAGAATAAAAACTAATAAAGATATAAATCAAGGTGCAACAACAGTGGACAAAAAAGAAGTGAATTAAATATAATTTCTTTTTGGGCTGCACTGTGCACAACCTTATTCAGGGTCAATATAGATTCAATTTGTGGAGCGGATAAATCTATAGTAGAAAAGGGAAACGAATTAAAATAAACTAAGAAAAAAATCTCATTAATTCCCCCttatttccttctctttttttCGCACATAGGACCCTGTCCATGTCTGCCAAACAGACCTGTCATCGGCACAGTGGCGGTCCCTTGTGCAACTCGTGTGCTGTGCCACGAGCCCTGCCCATAGAAAAAGGCAGTATGCAGCGGAGTTCAAATCACGGACGCGCCAACCG contains these protein-coding regions:
- the LOC103633419 gene encoding uncharacterized protein yields the protein MEDFARAVEDGLKLSKRLVLPGGVPPPRPPAGMERTVSAASASGPDPRLLPTAPMAYALVTDPAAVDTPDVPSYQPYVYGDLDPPALIPLQMKEVDLAVDCALDAAHVTLRARWWLHCITRSRDSDVRLVVPLGEQGSILGAEVTVGRRSYNTQVIEVEDHTLEKHAKIESGGLLQPHLFFLTIPQVEGGADICATFQWSQKLLYDSGRFSVDIPFRFPYFVNPLPKVFMKKEKIQLTVHSGFSKEILLQGTSHPLKEKSRQGDKLFFHHEAIVENWSIKDFNFSYNVYSGDLSGGVLVQPATLCDYDDRDMFCIFLLPGSGNRKVFGKAVVFIVDTSGSMQGKPLENVKHAVSTALSELVEGDYFNIITFNDELHSFSSCLEQVNDKAIASATEWMNANFVAEGGTDIMHPLSEAMALLSSVHDTLPQIYLITDGSVDDEHNICRTTKTDLSNRGSRSPRISTFGLGSYCNHYFLRMLASIGKGHYDAALGTASIENQILKWFRRASSTIVANISIDALTHLDEFEVDSEYIPDLSANSPLCVSGKYKGKFPDTIKAKGYLADMKEISVELKVQQLKEIPLDKVLVIQQIDFMTSKAWMSADKQVERKVIKLSTQNGVPSEYTDMIFLQTNLDKVEGTQKVKQKLKGHKGRDEQQIYGLKLGFGNKDATRENLITGFGDMNPAEKSVMLQKGSGCCSRVADCLCCMCCIKACNRMNDQCAVLMAQICAALACLGCYECCAEVCCGGSES